The Pseudofrankia sp. DC12 region GTAGGGGGCCTGACCGGTCACGACCGCGGTCACCTCGGGCGGTGCCGAGATGAGCGTGGCCAGGCGGCGCAGAAAAACCCGCAGCTGAGTGTCGTGGCCGTCGATCTCGCGAGTCAGCCCGTCGACCACCGAGGCGAGCACGCTCTCCCAGAACGGCGTGCCGCCGAGCGGGCCGACGAGGAAGAAGTAGCCGCCGGCGGCATGAACCCGTTCCCGAACCCAACCGAGCAGGTGGGTCTTGCCCGTGCCAGCCTGGCCCTGGATCACGAGGCCCATGGGGTTGGGTCGACCGGTGCTGGCGGTCGCCGTGGCCAGGTTGTCGGTGACCGAACGGGCGGCTACCGGGTGAATGCCGTCGACGTGGTCTGGTGCCGACCGCCACACGTCCTCCGGGGTGCGGACCCAGTCCAGCTTCAGCGCCGCGAAGGCATCCTGCTCCCGAGCGCCCATCAGTTCTCGATCAGCAGCAGGTGCTTGTCCTGCCCGCCGATCCGGACGGCGGCCGCGCGGTCCGAACTCGTCAAGGTCTTCTGGTCCTCCTCCGGAGCGATCGTCACGCCCGACCCGGGCGCGCGGTTGAGCTCCCGCAGTACCTCGTCGACGTCCTGACGGGGGGTGTCACCCAGCCGCGGGCGCAGCGCGGACAACCGCACCCACGCACCGGGCCGCTGGGCGAGGTCGCGATAGGCAACCCGGATCGTCTGCTCGAGATCCTCCGCGACGGCCGGCGCGCTGCCCTCCGTCGGAGCCGGCTGCGCGGCGAAGACGTCGGCCAGGGTAAGACCGGCCCGGCCGAGGTACCTGGAGAGCCCTCCGAGCAGCGCGTACACCGCGCCAGGCGGGACGGCGAACGTCCGGGACTCGGGCAGCGGCGCGGCCAGCTCCTGCCCGCAGCGGGCCCACCCGTCGTCGGTCAGCGAGTGGACGAACGCACGGCCGAACTTGTGGCTCTCGACCAGTTTGAGCTCGTTGAGTACCCGCCGGTTCGCGCCGTCGATAGTAAGCCGGAAGCGTTCCTTCAGCTCGGGGTTGGAGACCGCCCGGTCCACCGCCATCAACGTCAGCAGCGCGCCGAGCTGGCTTCCCGACAGCCTCTCGTCGGTCATCTTGTCTCGCCCTTTCTCTTGGTCACCGTCGGCGTTCCTGTTGGTCCTGGCGCCGAAGGTGAAGCAGTCGTTCGATCTTGCTGAGTACGTCGGCCGTGTCGACCAGAACCTGGTTGTTGGTGAATCGCAGCACCGCGTAGCCAGCCAGGGTCAGGTCGACGTCGCGGCGGCGGTCGGCCTCGTAGTGCGCCGGCGAGTGGTGCTCCGGTCCGTCAATCTCCACAGCGCACCGCTCGGCCCGCCACAGCAGGTCGACCCGAATCGGGCTCGCCAGCGGGCCGGACCGGTAGGTCTCGTTCCAGGACCGGCCGCCGGCCCAGACCCTGGTTGCCAGAGCCCGCTCGAGCCGGGCCTCGGCCGCGCTCGCCGGATGCGGCTGGCCGCTGACCGGCGGGTAGCTCAGCATCGGCTCCTCGGCGCGACGGCGAACACCGACCTGGTCGGTCGTTCCTCCGGCGTCGGGGAGGCCGGCGTGGATACTCGTGAGACGGTTGAGCGACGGATGGCGGCTGTCGAGGCTCGGCTCGGCGCTGTCGGGCCAGGGGAGCCACACCGCGAACCGACCGTGGTAGGCCAGCCACTCCATGGCCGCGATCAGCGAGGCCACCGGCCGTGGCCCCGGTTCGCTCGGCCCAGAGGGCGGGAAAACGAGCAGAGCTGCGGTTGTCCGCTGGTAGGACGCGGCTATGACGCGGGCGAGGCCGGCCGCGCGCAACTCGTCCAGGAAGCGCCGCTGCCGTGCGGCCGCGGGTGGATCTCCAGAAACCGCGCGGCCGGCGAGGTCGGCCAAGAACGGACCAAAGTCAGCCGTGGTGGCCGCGATCGTCGTCGCGAGCGCGCGGGCCGCGGCGACAGTCGCGCCGGACGCGCGGGCCGCCGTCTCCCGGTCCAGCCGGCCGGTTGCTGGCTCGGTGGCGTCAGGTGTGTCGCGCCCGGCGGCTACGAGATCGAGGCCGTCGGCGCCGGGGAGCCAGCTGGGGAACAACTCGCGCGCGGCCTGGTCCAACTGGGCGAGGAGACTCGTGACAATCGACGCCGTGCTGGCGGTCAGGTCGCGGGGAGGCCGGTAGCGCACGGCTGCTGGAGCCTCGACGGGCAGTGGGTCGAGGGAGCGGTCGAGTGCCTCCGCGGTCGCGTCGACGACGCGCGCGACCCGTCCCGGCGGGACATGCGCCCACCACGAAACCACCGCCGAACCCCCCGACCGTGACACATCACGTGAAGCCTGCCTGGCGAGCCACGTGCGCTCTACGCGACAGCGGCCCCCGCCGCCCGATATGCCGCGTCACAGGTTCCCACATAGATGCGACACATGGGGCGTCGCCCTGCCTGGGAGGCACGCGGGCCGACCTGGACGTTGTGTGACGAGCCGGCGAACTCGGGTGATCACCGGCGTCACGGCACCTCCGGCCAGAGCGGTCGGTTCGCACCGGTCCACAGCGCCTCTCCTGCGCGGCGGCCGTGGCCGTCGGGCCCTCATGGGCGGCGCGCGCGGGCCAGGACCTCGTCGACGGGCAGCGGCCAGCCAGGGTGGTGGCTCAGGCAGAGCGGAGCCGTGACGCAGGGGAACGGGAGGCCGGCGCCGGCGGTGTAGAACTCGCCGACCCCGAGGCGGCCGATGCCCGGTGCCTCGCCGCCCAGCGCCCGCGCCATGACCCGGGCCGTGTCGATCTGGGCTGGCGGGTTGAGCCGGCCGAAGAACTGGGTGGCGGCCAGCCGCGGGAGCCGGTCCGACAGGGCGTGGGGGGACGGGGTGGTGAAGATCAGGCCGAGCCCCTGGCCGCCGGCCTCGGCGGCAAGCCGCAGGGTGCTCTCGGTGCTCGGCGTCGGCAGGCCGGCCGGCGCGAGGCGGTGCGCCTCGTCCATGACCACCAGGCCCGCCAGTGGCCGGTCCGCCGCGGGCAGCTGGCCGGCCCAGGCCGTGGTGACGAGCTGGAGCTGGCGGACGAACGTCTGCCGCGCCTCGTCGGTCGGCAGCCCGGCCAGGCTCACGACCGACACCCTCGCCCGCTGGCCGGGCGCCTGGGTGAGCAACTCGCCCGGGTCGATGGACTCGGCGTCGAGCGGGCGCCCGTCCGGCCGCCCCGGCGTCCACACCACGACGTCCGTGCTCGCGAGGTACTCGCGGGCCAGCTCCGCGTCGCCGGGCGCCCAGCCCGCCGGTGGCGACGGCCAGGCGTCGCCGAGGCGGACCAGATCGCCGGTGGGATCCAGCACGATCGACGAGACCCCGCGCAGCGCGGCCTCCTCGACGAGACGCCGGACAAGCACCGTCTTGCCCACACCAGACCCGCCGAAGATCACCGTATGGCGGCGCAGCCTCGCCAGGGGCAGCCGGACCGGGGACCGCGTACCGGCGGCCACGCCGATCGGGACCGACTCGGCGGGGCCGGGCCGGGGAACCGGCCCCGCCGCCAGCTCGACGGGCCGCTCACCGTGGCCGTTGAGCTGGGCTGGACGGCGTGACAGTTCGAAGCGGGGCCCGGGGCGGCTGGCCTGCGCCGTGACGGCGGGACCGACGGAGATCGTCAGGTCGGGGAATCCGGTCGAGACGACTGGGACAGGTTCCACGAGGGGCGCGGCCGCGGGGGAGCCGAGGGAGAACGCCATCGCCAAGGCAGCGGCCGGGTCCTCGGTGGGGTCCAGGGCAGGCACCGGCGCAGGGGGCTGGGCCAGGGGCTCGGCCGGGGTCGATGGCCGGCCGGCCGGCAGCGGGGCCGTGGGCGTCACCGGAACCAGGCCGGCCGTCCGGGCCAGCGTGGGCCGCAGCGGCCACGCCGGCGGCCGGGCGTCGCTGGAAGCCGAGGCTTCCTGAGCTGGTTCGGCCGGTGGACGCGGCTCGACCGGTGCCGCCGCGGGTGCTGGGCTGGCGGCCTGAGCCGCCGCCGGGCCCGCCACCGCCGCCGACGGCTCCGCTGGGGGAACGGCGAGCGGTGCGGGCGTCCCAGGCGGCGGGACCGGGATCAGCCATGACGTGCCGGGGGCAGCCGGTCCAGCACCCGATGGCGGGCCAACCGGTGCGCGGGCGCCTGGCGTCCTCTGGTTCGCCTTTGCCGTGCCGTCGCGCGGTGGCACCGTCCGGTCGAGCACCCGCGCCGGCGCGCCGAGCGGTGGCGTGCTCGGCGCGGCCGGGGCCGACCCGATGGATGGCGCCGGCGGGCTGGAGGCCGGCGGGACCGGCGGTGCCGGGGCGCCGAAGGTCGGCGCAGCGGATGGGGCATCGCTCGCGCCTCCCGCCACCGGGACGGGGACGAGCACCGGTGTGGCGGCGATGCCTGGTCGGAGCAGCTCTCTGGGGCTTACCCCCCAAGGCGCACGCGCGGCCGTGGGGTGCGCCGGGCCTGGCTCGGCCTGGCCGACGGCCCCGGTCGGCGCCAGCCAGTCCGTCCCATCCGGGGCTACGCGCGGATCCTCAGCCGTGGCCAGGTCCCGGCCCGGCGGCTCCGCGGTCGTCGTCGGCTCCGCGGTCGTCGTCGGCTCCGCCGCGAGGACCACCGCCGGTGCCGGCGCCGCCGGAGCTACCATCGCCGCGGCTGGTGGTGCCGGCGCGGGGCCCGCCGCCGCTACCGACGGCGGCTCGACGGTGGCCGTCGCGACGGACGCGAGCGCCGGCGGCGCCGGCTCCGGATGTCCGTTCAACGGACGCAGGTGCGCCGCGGCCGGCGCGGTGACGACGAAGGGTGAACGGCTGGCGGGCACGGCGATCACGGGTGGGTACCGCGTGGGCTCGGGCGCGAGCTCCTGGAACAGCGCCCCGAGCGTGGCCGCCAGCAGCGGGGAGGCACTCGCGGGCCGGCGGGCGAGCAGCCAGGTTCCCAACGCCGGATGCCGTCCGTCCAACAGCTCGCGCAGTGCCGCGAAGGTGCGGACGTCCTCCTCGGTGAGCAGCTCGGTCACGCCGCCGGCCCGCTCGAACGCCGCCACGGCATCGGGCAGCATCGCCCGACTGGCCGGGTCGGTGTCAGCCCGCGTCGCCGTCCGGTCGCCGCCTGGGGTGCGTTCCCAGGTCACGGCCTGGTCCCAGGCCGCGGTGCGCAGCACCACCAGCGTCCGGCGGTTGGACGGGAAGGCAGCCGGGCGGCGCGTGCCGCGACCGTCGCCTGCGCCGATGCCGCTGGCGAGCCCGGCCATCGCGCAGGCACTGTTGAGCCGGTTCAGTGCCGTCCACGGCCGCGAGGTGAGGACCGCGCGGAAGGACCAGTGCGCCTCGGCCCCGCGCTCGGTCAGGTGCTGGCGCAGCCGGGCGTGCAGAGCCGGCCGGCCACTGAGCGTGGCGTCACGGGTGAAGGCGCCACCCGCGGGCCCCAGCTCGGTGATCCACGCGTCCAGGCCGGCGGCGAGCAGGTCCGGCACGAGCACGTCCTCGTTGTGCTCGGTCAGCGCGGCCAGCCCGGGGGCGGCCGCGCGTAGCCGGGCCCAGGCGACATCCAGCTCGGCGAAGCCGACCACGAGCCGCCGGTCCGCCGGGCCTTCCGGACCGCCCCGGGTGATGACGGTGCCCGCGCCTCTGGGGCCGGCGTCGAGGGGCGACGCGGACGCCCCGAGCTCCGCCGGTCGCGGCTCGCCGCCGGCGCCCGGTTCCGTGGCCGCGCCGAGCGCGCGCAGTTCGGTGAAGGATCCGGCGGCCAGGCCGGCGCGCAGGTGGGTGTCGACGCGGCGCAGCAGCGCACGGGGGGTGTCGCCCGCGGCGGCGCGCAGCGCGTCCGGGTGCACCGGCCAGGTCGGGTACGGCGGCACGAACCCGATCAGCTGGTAGCGCCGGGCGAAGCGGCGGGCCACCAGCCGCCCGGCGAGCTCTGCGCTGCCCATACCCCCCAGTGGGTCGAGCACCCGGAACCGGTCGGTCACCGGGCCGATGGCGTGGCCGGCGACGAGGTCCCAGGTGGCCGGCAGGCAGGTGACCAGGCACAGCGTCCGCGGCGTCAGGTCACGCAGGCCGGCCAGCCCGTCGGCGACCTCGTGGACGAGCTGGCTGGCCCAGTCCGCGTCGGTGCCTGGCTCTGCTGGGTCCGGCGGGGCGTCGGCGGCCTGCGCCGCGCCGCCCGCCCGGGCCGGCTGGGCCGGCGCGAGGGCCGTGTCGAGCTGGTCGACGGCGATGACGGCCGGACCGGTCAGCGCCAGCAGCCGGAACAGCTCGCGGACGATCTCGGCGGTCGGTTTGGCTGGCGCGCGCATGCCGCGTTCGGCCCGCTGGTTGGGGAACTGCTCCGCCATCGACTGCAGGTAGCCGCGGCCGACGTCCTCGTCGTCCAGGTCGTCCGAGCCGAGCAGGACGAGCGCGCGCAGCGTGTCCTGGCAGTCGCCGCCCAGCCGCCGGTCGTGGCTGCGGAGCGCGACGACGAGGTCCTTCAGGTGGACCGGCTCCAGCGGGGCCGCGCCGGTGACCCCGGCGGTGATCGCCGGCGTGGCGCCGACGACGCCGGCCAGCCGGCGCAGGAACAGCCGCAGCTGGGTCTCGCCGGTGCCGCCGGCCGGCCGGGCCAGGCCGTCGACGAGCGCGCCCACGACGCTCTCCCAGAACGGCGTGCCGCCGCCGAGCGGGCCGACCAGGAAGAAGTAGCCGCCGGCCGCCTGCACCTGCTCGCGGACCCAGCCGAGCAGCTGGGTCTTGCCGGTGCCCGCCTCGCCCTGGATGACGAGACCAGGCGGGTTGTCGTTCGGGTCGGAGGTGGCGTCGCGGACCGCGTCGGACAACGCGCGGACCGCGTCGGCGTGCAGGCCGTCGACGTGCCACTCCGCCGGTGCCCACACGCCGTCGAGGCCGCGGATCCAGCGGAGATTCAGGGTCGCGAACGCGTCCCGCTCGCCTGCGCCCGCCATCTCGCCAGCTCTCTCCGCTCCCGCCTCAGGCGCCAGACCAACCCGCCGAGCGAGCGGACGGCGGCCGCGTGAAGCCAGGGGAGCGGCTCGACGGGCGGGACGCGGTGCTCAGGGCGGTCAAGGGGCGCGAAACGCCACCATGGCGTTCTAGGTTGGCATACGGCCCGAAGCGAGCCGGCCGCGCCCTCCGCCCGGCCGACCGGGCGTGGATCTTCGCTCGCCCGGAGGGGTGCCCGCCTTGCCGGGCGGATCGGACCGGAAGCTCAGGCGTGACGGCGGAAACCTGAGCGCCGCGGAAGAGCCCCGTCAGGCCCCCGAACACGGAAAAGGCATGATCGCGTAGCGTTTGCGTCAGGGGGAGCCGGGCGGTTCCGGGGCGTGCGATAACAATGGCGACGTCGCGTGACCGGTTGGGAACCTGTCGGCCGGCGCGTCGCCGGGGACCCACGCCCGTACCCCCGTGCGGCCCGCACCCGGCCGCCAGCCGAGACACCGCAGCACGCGCCGATCGGCGTCGCCTGCGGGGAGGAGACGAGGACCCGTGCTCACGCCGCTGGGCGACAAGGACCCGCGCCAGATCGGCCCGTACCGGATTCAGAGCCTGCTCGGCCGGGGCGGTATGGGCGCCGTCTACCTCGGCTTCTCGCCCGAGGACAAGGCGGTCGCGGTGAAGGTTCCCGCGCCGGCGCTCGCCCGCGACGAGCAGTTCCGGTCCCGGTTCCGCCGCGAGGTCGCCGCCGCCCGCCGGGTGCACGGCCCCGCTGTCGCCGCCGTGCTCGATGCCGACACCGCCGGCGACCGCCCCTGGATGGCCACCGAGTACGTCGAGGGCAAGAGCCTGGCCGAGGCGGTGTCCGACCGGGGCCAGCTCGACGACCGGCTGCTCACGGGCCTGGCCGCCGGCCTGGCGGAGGCGCTGGTCGCGATCCACGACGTCGGCGTGGTGCACCGGGACCTGAAGCCCGCGAACATCGTGCTCGCCTGGGACGGGCCTCGGGTCATCGACTTCGGCGTGGCCAGCGCCTCGGACACCACCCGGCACACCAGCACCGGCGTCCTCATCGGCACGATCGTCTGGATGGCGCCCGAGCAGCTGCGCGGGGAGCGGGCCGGCCCAGCGGCGGACGTCTTCGCCTGGGGCGCGTGCGTCGCGTTCGCGGCGACGGGCCACCCGCCGTTCCGGGCGCCCACACCCGAGGCGGTCGGTGTGCGAATCCTCAGCTCCGCGCCCGAGCTCACCGGCGTGCCGGCGGGGCTGCTGCCGGTCGTGCGGGCCGCCCTGGACAAGGACCCGGCCCGGCGGCCGACCGCCATCGAGCTGCGCGACCGGCTCCTGCGCGGCCGAGCGGGCGACGGCCTGGAGGGGGCCGCGACCGAGCGCGTGGCCGCCTCGGACGAACGTTACGAGACCGCGATGGCCCGGTTGTGGGAGCTGCCGCCCGCCACCCCTGAGCCCCCGGCCGGCCGCCGGACCCCGTCCGGGCCGCCCCGGTCCGCCGTGCCGCGCACCGACGCGCGGCAGGAGTACTCGACGCCGCCCTATGCGCGGGCCACCCCACCCCCGTCCTACGGCGCTCCCCGCGGGTACGGCGACAGCGGCTACCGCGGCTCGGGCTACCCGGCGGCTGGCTCCGGCGCGGCCGGTGGCCGGACGCCGCCGCCCGCTTCCCGGCCTGGCCGGCGGGGCGCCATGGTGGCGCTCGTGGTGGTGTTCGTCCTGCTGCTCGGCGGTGGCCTCGCCGCGGCGGCTGTCACGCTGATGAACAACAGCAGCCCGGGCTCGGATGCCGCGTCGACCGGCAGCCCGAACGACGCCGGTACCGGCTCCGCGGCGGCCGGCGGCCCGGCCGGCCCGGCCAGCCAGCTCTCCCCGACGACCGGGCCGACGACGGCGCGACGGCTGACGGCGCAGGACGTCCGCGCCAGGGTCAAGTCCCTGGGCTACACGGCCGAACTCTCGTCCTTCGACGCCAAACGCGCGCTGAACGTCGTCATCGGCAGCAAGACCGTGGCTGGTGGAAACTCCGACGGCAGCGACGCGCGCCTCGAGCAGGCCTTCGTGTTCACCGACACCGACTACCTCGGTACCGACACGAGCCAGCCCAGCAGGCAGATCAGAGTGGTCGCGACCACGAAGTCGTATGCCGTCCTCGAGTACGGCACCTTCGCCGCCGCCGACCCCGACTGCTGCCCGACCGGGACGGCGCGGGTGCGTTTCAACTGGGACGGCAAGAGCTTCACACCGCAGGATCCCGCGGCCATCCCGCCAGCCGACCCGAAGGTCGACGGCAGCAGACGCTGACCGGTGGCACTTAAGGTGGCCGTCGCCAGGCCGACATGGTGGCGTTGCCAGAAGTGCTTACCAGGCTGACGAATGGCTGGGAAGGTGATGGGCAGCGGTGGTGCCATTCTCGTAGGGCCCGGTTGACGGGTCTCGCACCCAATCCGGCGCCGCCACGGCTGCAGGGGGACTCGTGCTGGCACCGCTCACGGACGACGACCCGCGCTCCATCGGGCCGTTCCGGCTTGGCGGCCGGCTCGGCTCCGGCGGCATGGGCACCGTCTACCTCGGTTTCGGGACCGACGACCAGGCGGTCGCCGTCAAGGTGCCGTCCGCGTCGCTCGCCGACGACGCGCGTTTCCGGGCCCGGTTCCGCCGCGAGGCCGTCGCCGTCCAGATGATCAGCAGCGGTTCGGTCGCCGCCGTGGTCGCCGCCGATACCGAGGCCGACCCGCCGTGGCTGGCCACCGAGTTCATCCAGGGCGCCACCCTGCTCGACGCGGTCGCGGGCCGTGGGCCGCTCGCCGCGCGGCTGGTCATCGGCTTTGCCGCCGGCCTGGCTGACGGGCTCGTCGCGATGCACGCGGAGGGCGTCGTGCACCGTGACCTCAAGCCGGCCAACGTCGTGCTCGCCTGGGACGGTCCGAAGATCATCGATTTCGGGGTCGCGCTGACCACCCGCGCGCTGCTCGGTGTCGACAGCGGCGCGGACTCCGACGTCACGATCGCCAAGACCCAGGACGGCCAGCGCCTGGGCACCTTTGTCTGGATGGCGCCGGAGCAGCTGCGCGGCGGGACGGTCGGCCCGGCCGCGGACGTGTTCGCCTGGGGCGCCTGCGTCTCCTATGCCACCACGGGCCATGGCCCGTTCCGGGCGGACGGCGCCTTCGAGATCATCGCCAGGATCCAGCGCGACGAGCCGGACCTGGACGGGGTTCCGGCCGAGCTGGTCGACCTGGTGCGCGCGACGCTGGCCAAGGAGCCGGACGACCGGCCGACGGCGGCGGCGCTGGTCAGCGCGCTGCTGCACCAGAACGTCCGGACGCCGCTGGAGTCCGACCGCGCGGTCGAGACCGCGCTGCTGCCCTGGGTCGCCCAGCCGCCCACGCCCTCACCCATCGACACGGGGCTGGCCGAGGCGCCGGCCCCGGCCACGCCGGACGACGTGCCGTCCGGCACCCTCGTGCTGCCGCCACCAGCACGGGCGCTCCCGGCGGCGCCCGCTTCGGCGGTGGCGAAGGCGCTGCCGGCGGCCAAGGCGCTCCCCGCGGCGCCGACGGCCGCGCGGGCGCCCAGCGGCCCTCGCGAGCCGGCGCCGCCAGCGGCCGTCAGCGGCCCCCTGCCGGCCCCACGCGCGTATGGCGAAGGCCGCGCCGGCGTCGGCTCGCGCCCCAACGACGAATCCGGGGAGCTTCCGACCATGCTGCGCTCGCCGCTGCAGCCGGGCCAGGAGGGTCATCGGGGCGTCGGCTCGCGTCGGGAGGACGACGACTCCGGGAATCTGCCGACCATGCTGCGCTCGCCGCTGCGCGCGGAGCCCGAGGGACGACGTGACGGCTCTGGTGGCCGCGGCGGCGAGACCGCTTTCGCGGACGCCGCGGGCTGGCAGGGCGGGCCGCGCCCGCCCGTCCAGGTCACCGGGCCGGGACGCCCGTCGCCGGCCGTCCGGATCGTGCTGGCCCTCCTGATCGTGCTGGTGGTCGCCGGCGCCGTCAGCCTGGCGCTGGTGCTCGCGCACTCCGGCGGCGGCGGCTCCGGTGTCGAGGTCAGCTCGACGTCGACCAGCGAGCCGCGCGACGCCGTCTCCTCGACCCCGTTGACGCCCGCGCAGGGCACGACGGACGCGGCGGTAGCGCCGCCGGCTCCGACGACGGCGCCGGCCAGCCGGCAGACCACGGCGAAGCCCTCCGCCACCCCGACGCAGGCTCCGACCTCGCCGCCGTCCGAGACGCCGACGCACACCACCACCACGCCGCTGCCGACGAGTACGACGCCGTCGGTCGCACCGACGAGCGACCATCCGTCGACCCCGTCGGCCACGGCGGCGCCGTCCTCCGGCTCGGCCGCGTCGCCCACCGCCTGAGGCGTCTCACAAGAGCCGTCTCCGGCGGACGAGACACGACGCGCGCACCGGCGGTCGCCGTCCTGACCTCCGAGTGCACTCGTTCGCCGGCAGTGACCGTAGAGAATTTGTCAAAACCAGTGATCTGAAGAAGGATCTCCTGTGTAGAGACGGATGCGGCGACGTATTTCCGATATGCGTCCCAAGTCTGTGATCTTCGTGATCCGGGAGGCCCCGTGGCCGTGCCTGCCTTCGTGACCGACACAGGCGCCGACGCCGGCCGTCGGGGCCGGTCGACCGGCCCCGACGGCCGGCGAGGCCGCGAGCGGGGGGCCGGGGACGGTGGTCCGCGCCCGCCGGGCCGGGCCGTCGTCGCGCCGGTCGACGTGCCCGAGGTGCTGGGCCGCCACGTCCTGGTGGACGGCTTGGACCTCGTCGTGGACCTGGAGGCCAGCGGCGGCCGGACGCTCGTGGACGCCCGCAGCGGCGAGGCCTACCTCGACCTGTACAGCTTCTTCGCGTCCGCGCCGCTGGGGGTGAACCCGCCGGCCCTCGCCGACGACCCCGCCGTGGTCGCCGAGCTCGGCCGCGTCGCGCTCAACAAGCCGGCGAACCCGGACATCGCGACCGTCGGCTACGCGGAGTTCGTCACCACGTTCGCCCGGGTGCTCGGCGACCCGCGGCTGCCGCACCTGTTCTTCGTCGAGGGCGGCTCGCCGGCGGTCGAGAACGCGCTGAAGGCCGCGTTCGACTGGAAGAGCCGGCACAACGAGGCCCACGGCCGACCGGCCGAGCTCGGCACCCGCGTCCTGCACCTGCGGCACGCCTTCCACGGCCGCGGCGGCTACACCCTCTCGGTGACCAACACGGACCCCAACAAGACCGCGCGCTTCCCGACGTTCGACTGGCCGCGGATCGACAGCCCAGCCCAGACGTTCCCGGTCACCGAGGCCGGCCTCGCGGCGGTGGTCGCGGCCGAGCGACGCGCCCTCGCCCAGGCCAGGGCGGCCTTCGCGGCGTATCCGCACGACGTCGCCTGCGTGCTCGCCGAGCCGATCCAGTGCGAGGGCGGCGACCGGCACCTGCGGTCCGAGTTCCTGGCCGCCCTGGGAGCGCTCGCGCATGAGAACGACGCCCTGTTCGTCCTCGACGAGGTGCAGACCGGCGTCGGCGGGACAGGCGCGGCGTGGTGCTACCAGCGACTCGGCCTCGCTCCGGACGTCGTCGCGTTCGGGAAG contains the following coding sequences:
- a CDS encoding DUF559 domain-containing protein, yielding MVSWWAHVPPGRVARVVDATAEALDRSLDPLPVEAPAAVRYRPPRDLTASTASIVTSLLAQLDQAARELFPSWLPGADGLDLVAAGRDTPDATEPATGRLDRETAARASGATVAAARALATTIAATTADFGPFLADLAGRAVSGDPPAAARQRRFLDELRAAGLARVIAASYQRTTAALLVFPPSGPSEPGPRPVASLIAAMEWLAYHGRFAVWLPWPDSAEPSLDSRHPSLNRLTSIHAGLPDAGGTTDQVGVRRRAEEPMLSYPPVSGQPHPASAAEARLERALATRVWAGGRSWNETYRSGPLASPIRVDLLWRAERCAVEIDGPEHHSPAHYEADRRRDVDLTLAGYAVLRFTNNQVLVDTADVLSKIERLLHLRRQDQQERRR
- a CDS encoding serine/threonine-protein kinase — its product is MLAPLTDDDPRSIGPFRLGGRLGSGGMGTVYLGFGTDDQAVAVKVPSASLADDARFRARFRREAVAVQMISSGSVAAVVAADTEADPPWLATEFIQGATLLDAVAGRGPLAARLVIGFAAGLADGLVAMHAEGVVHRDLKPANVVLAWDGPKIIDFGVALTTRALLGVDSGADSDVTIAKTQDGQRLGTFVWMAPEQLRGGTVGPAADVFAWGACVSYATTGHGPFRADGAFEIIARIQRDEPDLDGVPAELVDLVRATLAKEPDDRPTAAALVSALLHQNVRTPLESDRAVETALLPWVAQPPTPSPIDTGLAEAPAPATPDDVPSGTLVLPPPARALPAAPASAVAKALPAAKALPAAPTAARAPSGPREPAPPAAVSGPLPAPRAYGEGRAGVGSRPNDESGELPTMLRSPLQPGQEGHRGVGSRREDDDSGNLPTMLRSPLRAEPEGRRDGSGGRGGETAFADAAGWQGGPRPPVQVTGPGRPSPAVRIVLALLIVLVVAGAVSLALVLAHSGGGGSGVEVSSTSTSEPRDAVSSTPLTPAQGTTDAAVAPPAPTTAPASRQTTAKPSATPTQAPTSPPSETPTHTTTTPLPTSTTPSVAPTSDHPSTPSATAAPSSGSAASPTA
- a CDS encoding DUF87 domain-containing protein; translated protein: MAGAGERDAFATLNLRWIRGLDGVWAPAEWHVDGLHADAVRALSDAVRDATSDPNDNPPGLVIQGEAGTGKTQLLGWVREQVQAAGGYFFLVGPLGGGTPFWESVVGALVDGLARPAGGTGETQLRLFLRRLAGVVGATPAITAGVTGAAPLEPVHLKDLVVALRSHDRRLGGDCQDTLRALVLLGSDDLDDEDVGRGYLQSMAEQFPNQRAERGMRAPAKPTAEIVRELFRLLALTGPAVIAVDQLDTALAPAQPARAGGAAQAADAPPDPAEPGTDADWASQLVHEVADGLAGLRDLTPRTLCLVTCLPATWDLVAGHAIGPVTDRFRVLDPLGGMGSAELAGRLVARRFARRYQLIGFVPPYPTWPVHPDALRAAAGDTPRALLRRVDTHLRAGLAAGSFTELRALGAATEPGAGGEPRPAELGASASPLDAGPRGAGTVITRGGPEGPADRRLVVGFAELDVAWARLRAAAPGLAALTEHNEDVLVPDLLAAGLDAWITELGPAGGAFTRDATLSGRPALHARLRQHLTERGAEAHWSFRAVLTSRPWTALNRLNSACAMAGLASGIGAGDGRGTRRPAAFPSNRRTLVVLRTAAWDQAVTWERTPGGDRTATRADTDPASRAMLPDAVAAFERAGGVTELLTEEDVRTFAALRELLDGRHPALGTWLLARRPASASPLLAATLGALFQELAPEPTRYPPVIAVPASRSPFVVTAPAAAHLRPLNGHPEPAPPALASVATATVEPPSVAAAGPAPAPPAAAMVAPAAPAPAVVLAAEPTTTAEPTTTAEPPGRDLATAEDPRVAPDGTDWLAPTGAVGQAEPGPAHPTAARAPWGVSPRELLRPGIAATPVLVPVPVAGGASDAPSAAPTFGAPAPPVPPASSPPAPSIGSAPAAPSTPPLGAPARVLDRTVPPRDGTAKANQRTPGARAPVGPPSGAGPAAPGTSWLIPVPPPGTPAPLAVPPAEPSAAVAGPAAAQAASPAPAAAPVEPRPPAEPAQEASASSDARPPAWPLRPTLARTAGLVPVTPTAPLPAGRPSTPAEPLAQPPAPVPALDPTEDPAAALAMAFSLGSPAAAPLVEPVPVVSTGFPDLTISVGPAVTAQASRPGPRFELSRRPAQLNGHGERPVELAAGPVPRPGPAESVPIGVAAGTRSPVRLPLARLRRHTVIFGGSGVGKTVLVRRLVEEAALRGVSSIVLDPTGDLVRLGDAWPSPPAGWAPGDAELAREYLASTDVVVWTPGRPDGRPLDAESIDPGELLTQAPGQRARVSVVSLAGLPTDEARQTFVRQLQLVTTAWAGQLPAADRPLAGLVVMDEAHRLAPAGLPTPSTESTLRLAAEAGGQGLGLIFTTPSPHALSDRLPRLAATQFFGRLNPPAQIDTARVMARALGGEAPGIGRLGVGEFYTAGAGLPFPCVTAPLCLSHHPGWPLPVDEVLARARRP
- a CDS encoding protein kinase, which produces MLTPLGDKDPRQIGPYRIQSLLGRGGMGAVYLGFSPEDKAVAVKVPAPALARDEQFRSRFRREVAAARRVHGPAVAAVLDADTAGDRPWMATEYVEGKSLAEAVSDRGQLDDRLLTGLAAGLAEALVAIHDVGVVHRDLKPANIVLAWDGPRVIDFGVASASDTTRHTSTGVLIGTIVWMAPEQLRGERAGPAADVFAWGACVAFAATGHPPFRAPTPEAVGVRILSSAPELTGVPAGLLPVVRAALDKDPARRPTAIELRDRLLRGRAGDGLEGAATERVAASDERYETAMARLWELPPATPEPPAGRRTPSGPPRSAVPRTDARQEYSTPPYARATPPPSYGAPRGYGDSGYRGSGYPAAGSGAAGGRTPPPASRPGRRGAMVALVVVFVLLLGGGLAAAAVTLMNNSSPGSDAASTGSPNDAGTGSAAAGGPAGPASQLSPTTGPTTARRLTAQDVRARVKSLGYTAELSSFDAKRALNVVIGSKTVAGGNSDGSDARLEQAFVFTDTDYLGTDTSQPSRQIRVVATTKSYAVLEYGTFAAADPDCCPTGTARVRFNWDGKSFTPQDPAAIPPADPKVDGSRR